From the genome of Onthophagus taurus isolate NC chromosome 5, IU_Otau_3.0, whole genome shotgun sequence, one region includes:
- the LOC111426243 gene encoding klaroid protein-like isoform X2, giving the protein MPNMSRRSLRNTFAEDKTVFDKETSTEEHFAKRKVKPQVLFGNNNKYEGVATSSVFMEKFIYYFMKITRVLLFPLLYLYNNFQRSCLYVSKIFHRMASRIMLWDTWILQKNVSNDRRLYGILSLCLLPLIIFGGLWVLYAIITGLTSWVSTLSQNNHQRLIIPEDFPVNSLKPSLIEELGKKNLVYEEELKSKMNKFLDEVESLKRGNSFLQGEIIRMNQKISVDIKKCCRRSLLEIEGYVQKILTDFFGVNTKTLSKDDVEAWLKSIFVAKNDLESKIDGLTSDLTSNFDTSISHNLKLVMDQVSEKIKDELILLKSNQEITFSPPSNYIDEDRIKKIVSDTLSIYDADKTGLVDYAMESAGGYIISTRCTQIYHPKTAVISVFGIPIWYPSNTPRTVITPGNNPGQCWSFQNFPGFLVIKLYGFVKISGFSMEHVSVKLAPNDNISSAPKDFEVYGLKNENDLDAKLLGKYRYLNNGKSLQFFAVDADGDVGFDLVELKVFSNHGNPNYTCLYRFRVHGELIDGAS; this is encoded by the exons ATGCCAAATATGAGTCGAAGATCGCTTCGGAACACCTTCGCTGAAGACAAAACGGTTTTTGATAAAGAAACGAGTACCGAAGAACATTTTGCTAAGAGAAAGGTTAAGCCGCAAGTGctttttggaaataataataaatatgagGGAGTTGCAACTTCATctgtgtttatggaaaaattcatttattattttatgaagataacTAGAGTCTTATTGTTTCCATTGTTGtatttgtataataattttcaacggAGTTGTCTTTATGTTTCGAAAATCTTCCATCGGATGGCCAGTCGGATTATGCTTTGGGATACGTGGATTTTGCAGAAGAACGTTAGCAATGATCGGAGACTATATGGTATTTTAAGTTTGTGTTTACTTCCTTTAATCATTTTCGGGG GGTTGTGGGTTTTATACGCAATAATAACCGGATTAACATCGTGGGTATCAACGTTATCCCAAAACAACCACCAACGGTTAATAATCCCCGAAGATTTCCCAGTCAACTCGTTAAAACCATCGTTAATCGAAGAATTGGGGAAAAAAAATCTCGTTTATGAAGAAGAATTAAAATccaaaatgaataaatttctCGATGAAGTCGAAAGTTTGAAACGAGGAAACTCATTTTTACAAGGAGAGATTATCAGGATGAACCAAAAGATTTCGGTTGATATTAAAAAGTGTTGTCGGAGATCTTTATTAGAAATTGAAGGTtatgttcaaaaaattttaacagatTTTTTCGGGGTAAATACAAAGACTTTGAGTAAAGATGACGTTGAGGCATggttaaaaagtatttttgtcgctaaaaatgatttagaaaGTAAAATCGATGGTTTAACTAGTGatttaacatcaaattttgacacttcAATATCGCATAACCTCAAACTTGTGATGGATCAAGTTTCGGAAAAGATTAAAGACGagcttattttattaaaatcaaatcaagaaataactttttcgCCACCATCAAATTATATCGATGAAGAtcggattaaaaaaatcgtttccgATACCTTATCAATTTACGATGCTGATAAAACCGGGTTGGTTGATTACGCGATGGAATCAGCTGGGGGTTATATTATTTCGACGAGGTGTACTCAAATTTATCACCCAAAAACCGCGGTTATTTCGGTGTTTGGAATCCCGATTTGGTATCCGTCGAACACCCCGAGAACTGTGATTACTCCCGGAAATAACCCGGGTCAATGTTGGTCGTTTCAAAATTTCCCCGGTTTCTTAGTGATTAAATTGTAcggttttgtaaaaatttccgGATTCAGCATGGAACACGTCTCCGTGAAATTGGCCCCCAACGACAATATAAGTTCAGCTCCTAAAGATTTTGAAGTTTAtggattaaaaaatgaaaacgatTTGGATGCGAAGCTTTTAGGTAAATATCGGTATTTAAACAACGGGAAATCGTTACAATTTTTCGCGGTGGACGCTGATGGTGACGTTGGTTTTGATTTGGTCGAGTTAAAAGTGTTCTCAAACCACGGAAATCCCAATTATACTTGTTTGTATCGGTTTAGAGTGCACGGGGAATTAATCGATGGGGCGTCGTGA
- the LOC111426243 gene encoding klaroid protein-like isoform X1: MDLRARSRSNTPSLRRSQRIIENSSIETKKVIRSQKKRYITSDYSSEEGEPVADNTKNLIREELAHSSTINGNGEISALKLYKEAGEYWNKYPKTDYTYSRHSKDRVELAPGVVVMPNMSRRSLRNTFAEDKTVFDKETSTEEHFAKRKVKPQVLFGNNNKYEGVATSSVFMEKFIYYFMKITRVLLFPLLYLYNNFQRSCLYVSKIFHRMASRIMLWDTWILQKNVSNDRRLYGILSLCLLPLIIFGGLWVLYAIITGLTSWVSTLSQNNHQRLIIPEDFPVNSLKPSLIEELGKKNLVYEEELKSKMNKFLDEVESLKRGNSFLQGEIIRMNQKISVDIKKCCRRSLLEIEGYVQKILTDFFGVNTKTLSKDDVEAWLKSIFVAKNDLESKIDGLTSDLTSNFDTSISHNLKLVMDQVSEKIKDELILLKSNQEITFSPPSNYIDEDRIKKIVSDTLSIYDADKTGLVDYAMESAGGYIISTRCTQIYHPKTAVISVFGIPIWYPSNTPRTVITPGNNPGQCWSFQNFPGFLVIKLYGFVKISGFSMEHVSVKLAPNDNISSAPKDFEVYGLKNENDLDAKLLGKYRYLNNGKSLQFFAVDADGDVGFDLVELKVFSNHGNPNYTCLYRFRVHGELIDGAS, translated from the exons ATGGATCTTAGAGCCAGATCTCGATCAAATACCCCTTCTTTGAGAAGATCTCAaag aattattgaaaatagttccattgaaacaaaaaaagttatacgATCTCAAAAGAAGCGATACATCACATCGGATTATTCATCGGAAGAAGGTGAACCTGTTGCcgataacacaaaaaatttaattagggAAGAGCTGGCTCATTCCTCCACGATTAACGGCAACGGGGAAATTTCagctttaaaattatataaagaaGCCGGAGAGTATTGGAA cAAGTATCCAAAAACGGATTATACGTACTCGAGACATTCAAAGGATCGCGTGGAATTGGCTCCAGGCGTTGTGGTTATGCCAAATATGAGTCGAAGATCGCTTCGGAACACCTTCGCTGAAGACAAAACGGTTTTTGATAAAGAAACGAGTACCGAAGAACATTTTGCTAAGAGAAAGGTTAAGCCGCAAGTGctttttggaaataataataaatatgagGGAGTTGCAACTTCATctgtgtttatggaaaaattcatttattattttatgaagataacTAGAGTCTTATTGTTTCCATTGTTGtatttgtataataattttcaacggAGTTGTCTTTATGTTTCGAAAATCTTCCATCGGATGGCCAGTCGGATTATGCTTTGGGATACGTGGATTTTGCAGAAGAACGTTAGCAATGATCGGAGACTATATGGTATTTTAAGTTTGTGTTTACTTCCTTTAATCATTTTCGGGG GGTTGTGGGTTTTATACGCAATAATAACCGGATTAACATCGTGGGTATCAACGTTATCCCAAAACAACCACCAACGGTTAATAATCCCCGAAGATTTCCCAGTCAACTCGTTAAAACCATCGTTAATCGAAGAATTGGGGAAAAAAAATCTCGTTTATGAAGAAGAATTAAAATccaaaatgaataaatttctCGATGAAGTCGAAAGTTTGAAACGAGGAAACTCATTTTTACAAGGAGAGATTATCAGGATGAACCAAAAGATTTCGGTTGATATTAAAAAGTGTTGTCGGAGATCTTTATTAGAAATTGAAGGTtatgttcaaaaaattttaacagatTTTTTCGGGGTAAATACAAAGACTTTGAGTAAAGATGACGTTGAGGCATggttaaaaagtatttttgtcgctaaaaatgatttagaaaGTAAAATCGATGGTTTAACTAGTGatttaacatcaaattttgacacttcAATATCGCATAACCTCAAACTTGTGATGGATCAAGTTTCGGAAAAGATTAAAGACGagcttattttattaaaatcaaatcaagaaataactttttcgCCACCATCAAATTATATCGATGAAGAtcggattaaaaaaatcgtttccgATACCTTATCAATTTACGATGCTGATAAAACCGGGTTGGTTGATTACGCGATGGAATCAGCTGGGGGTTATATTATTTCGACGAGGTGTACTCAAATTTATCACCCAAAAACCGCGGTTATTTCGGTGTTTGGAATCCCGATTTGGTATCCGTCGAACACCCCGAGAACTGTGATTACTCCCGGAAATAACCCGGGTCAATGTTGGTCGTTTCAAAATTTCCCCGGTTTCTTAGTGATTAAATTGTAcggttttgtaaaaatttccgGATTCAGCATGGAACACGTCTCCGTGAAATTGGCCCCCAACGACAATATAAGTTCAGCTCCTAAAGATTTTGAAGTTTAtggattaaaaaatgaaaacgatTTGGATGCGAAGCTTTTAGGTAAATATCGGTATTTAAACAACGGGAAATCGTTACAATTTTTCGCGGTGGACGCTGATGGTGACGTTGGTTTTGATTTGGTCGAGTTAAAAGTGTTCTCAAACCACGGAAATCCCAATTATACTTGTTTGTATCGGTTTAGAGTGCACGGGGAATTAATCGATGGGGCGTCGTGA